Genomic window (Oncorhynchus mykiss isolate Arlee chromosome 21, USDA_OmykA_1.1, whole genome shotgun sequence):
ggcatattcaatgtctgcttttaaaatgtttaaccatctaccaataggttcccttctttgcaaggcattggaaagctccctggtctttgtaattgaatctgtgtttgaaattcaatgcTTGACTGAGgggtaattgtatgtgtggggtacagagatgaggtaatcattcaaagatcatgttaaccactattattgcacacagtgtgagtccctgcaacttattatgtgacgtgTTAGgcacatttctactcctgaacttatttaggcttaccataacaaacgggttgaatacttattgactcaagacattttaactcttaatttttttaataatttgaaaaatgtctaaaaacataattcaaatttcacattatggggtattgtgttcaggccagtgacaaaacatcttaatttaatccattttaaattcaggttgtgacacaacaaaatgtagaaaaagtcaaggggtgtgaatactttctgaaggcactgtatgttcaatCTAATTGTTCGACAATCCCCTTTCCAGACAGAATTTGTTGACTGTGCGGAGTCACAATAGAAAGCGACAAACCCTCTGTAGACAtgtgtgctgtatgtgtgtgcagTCTGATACAATATGATCTATTGGTGTGCTGTTATTTTACTGTGCTGTGAGGACTGCCCAGTCAGCACATTGAGTGTCGCACATGCTTATTCATGTGGGGAAGTGTCTCTGGTCTCTGCCCTGACTACTGGGGCAGGTCAGTCGGCCACGATCTATCTCAGAGGGGACAGCCTGAGGGACAGAGACAGTGTTTAGGTTTAATAATGCTGAGGCAGAATGTCCTCCTGTCGTTTGGGTCAAGGCAATGCTAATCGCCTCTCCACTGATCCTCTGTTATGACTGCAGCCCTGGGCTGACCTTCACACCCAGGCTCATCATAACTACAGTGTAACTATTGTGTAACTACATTACAGCTGTGTGAAACTGTTAACTCACTTCATTTTGAATGTAGTCCCACTTCAATGGGATTGATGTATTATTAAGTCATAAGGTTTACACCCTCTGTGTGTTCAGAAATAACTCAGgcctttgtctttctctcctaGGCTGCTAGGGAGTCATTGGTCCAGTGTGTGACTGACCCGTCTGTGGAAGAAGTGACTGATGCTGAAAAAGGTAAGGAGACCTATTTTAAAATGTGTGTTTTTATTCTCTGAATCTGAAAGCCAACCACCAGGACCAGTCATACATCTGAAAGCCAACCGCCAGGACCAGTCATACATCTGAAAGCCAACCGGCAGGATCAGTCATACATCTGAAAGCCAACCGCCAGGACCAGTCATACATCTGAAAGCCAACCGCCAGGACCAGTCATACATCTGAAAGCCAACCGCCAGGACCAGTCATACATCTGAAAGCCAACCGCCAGGACCAGTCATACATCTGAAAGCCAACCGGCAGGACCAGTCATACATCTGAAAGCCAACCGCCAGGACCAGTCATACATCTGAAAGCCAACCGCCAGGACCAGTCATACATCTGAAAGCCAACCGCCAGGACCAGTCATACATCTGAAAGTCAACCGCCAGGACCAGTCATACATCTGAAAGCCAACCGCCAGGACCAGTCATACATCTGAAAGCCAACCGCCAGGACCAGTCATACATCTGAAAGCCACCCACCAGGACCAGTCATACATCCTGccagcaacacacacaccctctattgATGTGTTTGCATAGGATTGGACACTGTGCTGTCACAGGCCCCACTGCCAACAGAGTTCGGCATAGTGATGCAGATGCGGTTACAGGCCTTACCCATTTCACACAGTCTGTAACTAAACCTGAAAGACTGGTGGTTTAGTAGACATGTCAACAGTATTGACAGTATTTTAACAGTATTGTCAGGATGTTGACAGTATGTCAATAATCATCTCAATTGTTAACAGTTAGAAGCAAAAATCTGAAAGGAAATCTATAATATATAGGCAGAGTCATGAAAAAAATATCTGTTTTGGCAATTCAGGTATGATCAATTAATTGTGTATTGTGAGATAATTAGGCTGGCTATTAATTTTCATCTTTATTGATTTCCCCAGCCCAAATATTGGCTCTGGAGCAGCAGCTATTGGAGAAAGACCATGAATTGGCTGCCCTGCGAGAGAGTCTTGTGCTGGCTGAAGAGCAGGGCTCAAATGATGCATTCAAGGTAAGCGCTGATCAGATTCTAGACCAGAGTGAGGACACTGCCATGGCCCCCTGCGACAGTCCTACAGTGCTGCCAGATCTCCTAGAAGACACGCGAGAGGAGGACACCACCCTGGTGGCAGAGGATAGGTCAATCCTGTCAGTCTCCGCTGATAACGAGAGCAGTCCAGAGTTCATTGAACCCCAGTCTGACTCTCCCGGAGAATCTAAGGGGGCCTCCTCTGATGAGATGGTCACGAGCAGTGACTCCGAGGTGGCCCACAGCAGCTGGACCCTCCTAGAGGCTGTGAACCAAGATGAAGGTCAGCAGTCGCCTCCCATACTGCAGGGCTTTAGCCAGCTCCAGATGCAATCCTGGGAAGAGAACAGCTCTGAGCAGGAAACATCCACAGTCCAGGTGGAGTCCTCATCAGTCATCATCCGTGAGACTGtgcaggtgcacctcagccagcAGGGGGCGACCCTCTTTGACTCTGACTCTGCCCCTGGACAGGTGTTTGCCCAGGCCCTAGCAGATGAGCTGCAGAACAGGTACAGTGAGCTCATGGTTGAGCTccagagactgagagaggctgCCTCAGAGTCACAGGAGAGAGCCCAAGGCCTTGAGGAAGAGATTCGGTCCCTGACAGTTGCCAAGGATGAGGCAGAATCCCAGGCCCAGAGATATGAGGAAGAGCTCCAGTCAGCCAGGTCAGAGATGGACACGGTGGCCCAGCACAGTGGCTCTGACTTGGAGAGGCAGAGCATGGAGATGCATCTCCTGGAGGAGCAGCTGGCCGGCCTGCAGACAGAAGGCCGCTCCAAAGAGCAGCAGATCCAGGCCCTGCAGGCAGACCTGGACAAGgctcagcactctctctctcagcaggaggGCCAGGCCAGGATGCTGAGTGCCCAGCTGGAAGAAGGGGAGATCACCTCCTCTGAGCTGGAGCAGAAGCTCCAAGACATGGAGGCCAGCCTACTGGAGATCTCCCAGGCTAGGGACATGGCCAAAGCTGTACTGTgtgagagggacacagagattaACGAGCTGCAACTGCGCATCACCCAGAAAGAGCAGGAGATGATGGAGCTGAGCAATGGCATGTCTGCCAAACTGCTCCAGACCGGTGAGGAGAAGTTCCTGATGAGTGCTGAAGTCAAGAAACTGAAGGAACAGATAATTGAGCTCGAGAAAGCTGGAGAAAAAGAGAAAGCGACAGGGGAGAGTCATGTAGAGGATAGTGATGAGCTCACTAGTTTGCGAAAGGACAAAGAGGATCTGACAACCCAAGTGGCCACCATTAAAAAGAGGTTGCAGGCAGCCCTGGTGCAGCGCAAAGAGCTGATGAAAAAAGTTGCGGCGTTTGAGAAAGAGGCAGATCAAAGGAAAGGACAAGTAGGGAAAGCAACAGAGGAAGCCCCTGCAAGTGTACCAGCTTTAGAAAAAGACAGAAAACAAGAGGATATGGCAATTGAGACTACTCTCGAAGAGTTCAGACAAGCCTTGAGGTCCAAAGAAGCGGTCATTGAGGTTTTGGAACAGAAAATCAGCCAGCAGGATCAGGTTCTGGAAGAAACACTTGAAATGAACAGAAGGCTGAGTGAGGGAGCTCAGCAGACTCCAGAGGCTGACACCTCATCTGAAATCACTGGGTTGCAGTCCCAGGTGGCCTCACTGGAGTCAGATTGCGAAACACTGCAAAAGAAACTCCAGGAGGCCCAGGACTCTCGCAAAGACACCATTCGCATGGCCAAAGAAAAGGACAGGCACCACCGCGAACAGCTTAAACAGCAAAAGGAAGAGTACAACGGGCTGTTGGAGCGTTTGGAGGAGCAGGTTGGTGAACGAGATGGGCTGTTGACTAGACTGAGAGAGCTCGAGGAACTGCAGGCACAGAAAGAGGAGAGCACAGAGAAGGAAGTCCATGCCGAGCTGGAGACCAACGCTGCAGTGGAAAAGATTGAGAAGCCAGCTGCAGGAGATTGGGTCCAGGAAGACTGGGTGGACTTTGCCGCTCCTGAGAACGAAGCACAACAACGAGGTGATAAACCCATTCCCAGTGCTGAGGAACCCTCTCAGGTACTTTCAGCTGACATTGAGGCCTCATTTCAAGCTCTGAAAGAAGAGGTCCAGGCTGAGAAGGCATCTTGTACAGAGTTGGAGGGCCAACTGCAGGAGAGCCAGGCTAGCCTGTCACTCAGGGAAAGTGAGCTTCTAGAGCTGGGCAAAGAGCTGCAGGccctgagagagaaggagagccaTATTGAACATGTCTATGAGGAGTTGGAGGCTCTGAGGGAGAAGTGTCTCCAGGCTCAGACCTATGCAGAAGCTGTGAAAGCAGAGTTGGAGGCTGCGGCCAAAGGAGCCGCCTCAGACTCCGCTGAGTCCACCATTGCCATCCTGCAGACAGAGGTGGAGGACTTCAAGCAGTTCCTGAGCAACAAGAACAATGAGATCATGGAGCTTAGCCAGCAGCTGGGTGAGCAAAGCTCCCTCCTCCAGTCTATGCAAGAGACAGTGTATGAGAAGGACCAGTCGATCGCCTCCCTGCAGGAAGGCCTGAGAGCAGAGAAGGAAAAGAGCCAGAGACTGGAGGCCGAGATCCCCCAGAggcaggaggaagagaagggCAGCGAGGCCAAGATCCTGCAGCTTCAGCAGAAGCTCAAGGCCGCCCTTATCTCCCGCAAAGAGGCCCTCAAAGAGAACAAAAGCCAGAAAGAGGAGTTGGCCTCCACTGAGAAAGTCATCACTGAACTGCAGCAGAGGATGGATGCTAGAGAAGTCGAGCTGGAGAAGctgagagcagaaagagagaggctgaTAGAGGAGGTCGATCGGACCTTGGTGGAGAACCAGAGCCTTGGGGGATCCTGCGAGAGCCTCAAGCTGGCCATGGAGGGTATGCTGACAGAGAAAGACTTCTGTAAAAGAGAGGCCGAGTCTGCCAAGGAGGAGGCTGCCCGGACATGCAGAGAATGTGAGGAGAAGGTGCATGGGATGAAGGATGAGTATGAGACTCTGCTAAAGTCCTATGAGAACGTGAGTGATGAGGCAGAGCGTGTGAGACGGGTGCTGGAAGCTGCTAGGCAGGAGAGGAAGGAGCTTGTTGCTAGAGCCAGGACCCACGAGGCAGCCAAGCAGGAGGCTGAACGGCAGAAAGAAGAGGCCCAGAAAGAGGTGGACACTGTCAAAGACAAGATGAGGAAGTTTGCCAAGACCAAGCAGCAGAAAATAATGGATTtagaggaggagaatgagagacTCCGAGAGATGGATGAAAAGAAAGGAATAAGAAGGGAGGACAAGGCACTCAAAGGAGAACTTGAAAGACTCAAAGAAGAGTTTGAGGCTCTGAAAGCTGATTTGAATGCCACTACGGCACAGAGGGACTCCTTAGAACAGCAAGTTGTTGAGGTGAGGGAACAACTAGCCCAAGAGCTAGAGAAAGGGGACAGATTAGCTCGAGATAAAACCCCCAGCTCTGATGATGTAGTGGAGGAAACTGTTGTTGCCCAGCAGTCTAGTACAGTCATGACTGAAACTACCCAAGAGCCAGTTAAGAGCCAGCCTCAGGACATAGAGCCACATAATCAGGCTATAGAGTCTGAGGTAGCTGCACCTGAAATGCACTCTTTTGAGGAGACGGGGAAGAATGAAATAACTGAAAGTACACAGGCCCTAATTGATGTGAAATTGAGCAAAATGGAGGCAGCCCTacagtcagagagggaactgaggCAAGAGCGTGAGGCTGAACTCACTGCTGAGCTGGCCTCTCTGGAGCAGCGCCTTCAGGAGACTAAAGAAAAGGAACAGACCCAGGGGGAGGAGCCAGTGAAGACGGACATGTCTGAAAGTGAACTGGCCACAATTGAGGGAAAGCGGAGGGAAATGGAGGCAGCCCTACATTCAGAGAGGGAACAGTGGCAAAAGAGTGAGGCTGAACTCAAGGCTGGACTAGCCTCTCTGGAGCAGCTCCTTCAGGAGAGTAAAGATAAGGAACAGAGCCTGATGGAGGAGAGCTCTAAAAGGGAAGCCCAACTCCAGGAGCTCCACAGCAGCCTGGAGGTAGAGAAGGACGACCTAGAGGAGCGTCTGATGAACCAGCTGGCCCAGCTGAATGGCAGCATCGCCGGCTACCAGCAGGACGCGGCAGACAGCCGGGAGCGCCTTGCAGAGCTGCAGCGGGAggtagagagactggagagggagCGGGCCGAACTGGAAGCCCTGGccgagagcgagagggaccgggcagccAGGCTGGAGGAGGACAAGAggcaggcccagagagagagggccGAGGCAGAGGCAGAGTCAGGGAAGCAGAGGGAGCTGGAGCAGCAGCTGAAGTCCGCCCAGAGGGTGAAAGAGGGCAGCCAGAGTCGGGCAAAGCAGCTGGAGGAGCTGCTGAGAGAGAAGCAGCTGGAGGTGCGCCAGATGCAGAAGGACTGCATCCAGTACCAGGAAAGGATCAGCGAGATGGCCAGGGAGGGCAAGGCTTTGCAACTGGGCAGCAACGAGATCCACAAAGAGCTTGGGCAAGCCTATCTGGAGAGGACCAAAGTCACAGACGCTTTGAAGAAGACTGAGGCTGAGCTATCTAACTGCAAAGCCCAGCTGGTTGAGGCCCAGACAGAGGCCAGCCAGGCCCAAGCTGAAAGGAGAGCCTGTGAGCAGACCGCTctacagagagaggctgagtTGAAAGCAGAGGCAGAGCAGAGCCTGGACTCTGTGAGGTTCAGGCTGGGAGCCGAGCTGAAGCAGATTGAGCTGAGGTTGGAGGAGTCTTaccgggagagggagagagaggagaatgccacccgggaggcaaaaGAGCTGGCTGACACCGCTGAGAGACAGGCCCAGCAGATGCAGGCCCGCCTGGATGAGTCTCTGGCCCGACTGGCTGCCTTCTCGCGCTGTATGTCCTCCCTGCAGGACGACAGGGACCGCGTGCTGGATGAGACCCGGCAGTGGGAGAGTCGCTTCAACAGCACCCTCCAGGGGAAGGAGGCCGAGGTGCGGGAGGGAGAGACCCGCTCCAGAGATCTGGCTGAACAGCTGCAGAAAGAGACCGCACAGAGAGAAGAGCTACAGCTTACAGTGGACAGGTAAAAATGGCTACAGTTCCTGAAAAAGTTCATTAATTAAATTGCCCCAATTTCCTGCCAGGTTTGTGATACACTATAGTGTGTTatgtaatgtgtttttttttcttgttttttgtcCAGACTGCAGAAAGCAGACGAGCAGGGGCAGCTGAAATGGGAGCAGGAAGAGAAGAGGCTCCGTGAGAACCAGGCTGCCCtggagcaggagaggggggagcTTCAGAAGTCCCTAGCCCAGGCTGAGACCTCCCTGGCTGACACTCGCGCCCAGCTGGCTTCCCTGGAGAGCGAGGCGGAGGGGCTCCGCCACAGAGCCCAGGCCCTGGAAGAGGCAGTTGGGAAGCTGCAGGGAGAGACCAACGAGGCCAGGTCCCAGCTGAAGGAGAGGGAAGCAGAGGGGAGAAGGCTGGGCCTGAGCGTGGAACAACTGGAGACAGACCTGCGCTCCTCCAAGACCCTGACAGAGAGCCTGCAGACAGCGCTgtgtgagaaggagaggagagaggtagagctgCTGGGGGAGAAGGAGCAGGCCGTGACACAGGTACGCATCACTTTTATTTCATCTCTGCTTTATGACATGTTTTGTCATCGCAATGAATAGTTGCTCATTTCAATGCCCAGGGTGTGAAATTCTACATTTATTCAAAATAGGGTGTAAAAATTCCCTACAAATTTATTGTGATGTTACCGTTTTGATTGAGCTATCAAGTTGTTTTACGAGCTTGGAAATGTGTAAACCCATACTCCTGCATCTTCTTCACTGCTTACATGCTTTCTCCCCCCCAGGCTGCAGAGGAGGCCAGGAGGGAGGCTGACGCCAGGGCCCAGGAGGCTGAgaaggagctggaggagaggagagaggaggtgcggGGTCTGGAGGACCGGCTGCGGAaggcagaggaggagagcagcCACAGCAAAGCCAGGCTGGACGCCTTCACCAAGGCCATGGGCTCTTTACAGGACGACAGAGACAGAGTACTTGGCATGTACAAACAGCTGGAGGAGAAACATCTGCAGGTAAATAAACAATGATAACACTCATGTGTACAGAGGCATAAATGGCAGAAGAGATTCTGAATGGATTCTCCTACACTTAATGTAAATCGTCCATGTCTGTTTACGTACACGCATGTCATCGACATGCTGAAACTGTATGTAGTGAGAAGAGGGATATTATTAGTGTGATAGTACTGTAGAATGTCTTCCTCGTACCCCAGTTGTATAACCCATCCCTCTACGTAAtgggtctgttgtcccaggtgaTGATGGAAAAGGACGCTCTGATCCAGGAGGCTGCTGCGGAGAATAACAGTCTGAAGGAGGAGCTGCGCTCCCTATTGGTCCAGAGGGACGACCTCCACGCAGAGAAGGCCAAGCTATCTGCCCAGCTTCACGGCTACAGGGACGACCTTACCCAGGTCCTCACCATGAAGGAGTCCCAGCACAAGGAGCTCTTGTCCGGCCAGCTGGAGCGCATCGCTAccctggagaaggagagagctgaGCTAGAGGCTAAGATCAAGAGCCTGGAGGGAGGGGAGGCTTTTGTTCTGGCGGTGGAGAGGGAGACACTCAGCCAGGCTGGTGATAGTGGAAACAGGCAGGTGAGAGACGCTCCCGGGGCGGAGGTAGAGAAGCTGAGGGAGCAGCTGCaggctgccagggcccaggtGGA
Coding sequences:
- the LOC110499994 gene encoding golgin subfamily B member 1 isoform X3 → MFSRLSQGFTNVLQELSGDEPPDGAPQDMLVPQLPPGDAPGAPEESGPGVEEEPLERLAHLEQLTVHLKEVVRDKDSQLATFETQLKSERETAEARFTKLKLQAKTKMAALNKQIADLKGQEGATSSPDSSFTSSAPAVEEELQELRKQLSEVSTSAKNLEERLQMSEQALCEKEAVHTEQVRVLQAVVCEKDVRFQEQIQKHEDELLRVTVQSQNDAELQQVQQALRAAQRRCEEQEEAMRSRCQVLEMLQGELNNADQQKQILTAQFRQMEQELAEAGRQREQELAEAGRQREEERQQWAGWSSQAEAELVALRANLEASEQERAAQLANLEASEHDRAAQLASLEASERDRSTQMEELTVKLECATREREEVTNREVARLEKELAALREEYGEGQRAGEALAELLTGLRSLAGEGVKEDSPVPTDPAQCLGTLQALEARLERLRVEQRESEERCAQVTHTMETLQEQLDKRTAEGEEAVARIQQLEQQIGMAARESLVQCVTDPSVEEVTDAEKAQILALEQQLLEKDHELAALRESLVLAEEQGSNDAFKVSADQILDQSEDTAMAPCDSPTVLPDLLEDTREEDTTLVAEDRSILSVSADNESSPEFIEPQSDSPGESKGASSDEMVTSSDSEVAHSSWTLLEAVNQDEGQQSPPILQGFSQLQMQSWEENSSEQETSTVQVESSSVIIRETVQVHLSQQGATLFDSDSAPGQVFAQALADELQNRYSELMVELQRLREAASESQERAQGLEEEIRSLTVAKDEAESQAQRYEEELQSARSEMDTVAQHSGSDLERQSMEMHLLEEQLAGLQTEGRSKEQQIQALQADLDKAQHSLSQQEGQARMLSAQLEEGEITSSELEQKLQDMEASLLEISQARDMAKAVLCERDTEINELQLRITQKEQEMMELSNGMSAKLLQTGEEKFLMSAEVKKLKEQIIELEKAGEKEKATGESHVEDSDELTSLRKDKEDLTTQVATIKKRLQAALVQRKELMKKVAAFEKEADQRKGQVGKATEEAPASVPALEKDRKQEDMAIETTLEEFRQALRSKEAVIEVLEQKISQQDQVLEETLEMNRRLSEGAQQTPEADTSSEITGLQSQVASLESDCETLQKKLQEAQDSRKDTIRMAKEKDRHHREQLKQQKEEYNGLLERLEEQVGERDGLLTRLRELEELQAQKEESTEKEVHAELETNAAVEKIEKPAAGDWVQEDWVDFAAPENEAQQRGDKPIPSAEEPSQVLSADIEASFQALKEEVQAEKASCTELEGQLQESQASLSLRESELLELGKELQALREKESHIEHVYEELEALREKCLQAQTYAEAVKAELEAAAKGAASDSAESTIAILQTEVEDFKQFLSNKNNEIMELSQQLGEQSSLLQSMQETVYEKDQSIASLQEGLRAEKEKSQRLEAEIPQRQEEEKGSEAKILQLQQKLKAALISRKEALKENKSQKEELASTEKVITELQQRMDAREVELEKLRAERERLIEEVDRTLVENQSLGGSCESLKLAMEGMLTEKDFCKREAESAKEEAARTCRECEEKVHGMKDEYETLLKSYENVSDEAERVRRVLEAARQERKELVARARTHEAAKQEAERQKEEAQKEVDTVKDKMRKFAKTKQQKIMDLEEENERLREMDEKKGIRREDKALKGELERLKEEFEALKADLNATTAQRDSLEQQVVEVREQLAQELEKGDRLARDKTPSSDDVVEETVVAQQSSTVMTETTQEPVKSQPQDIEPHNQAIESEVAAPEMHSFEETGKNEITESTQALIDVKLSKMEAALQSERELRQEREAELTAELASLEQRLQETKEKEQTQGEEPVKTDMSESELATIEGKRREMEAALHSEREQWQKSEAELKAGLASLEQLLQESKDKEQSLMEESSKREAQLQELHSSLEVEKDDLEERLMNQLAQLNGSIAGYQQDAADSRERLAELQREVERLERERAELEALAESERDRAARLEEDKRQAQRERAEAEAESGKQRELEQQLKSAQRVKEGSQSRAKQLEELLREKQLEVRQMQKDCIQYQERISEMAREGKALQLGSNEIHKELGQAYLERTKVTDALKKTEAELSNCKAQLVEAQTEASQAQAERRACEQTALQREAELKAEAEQSLDSVRFRLGAELKQIELRLEESYREREREENATREAKELADTAERQAQQMQARLDESLARLAAFSRCMSSLQDDRDRVLDETRQWESRFNSTLQGKEAEVREGETRSRDLAEQLQKETAQREELQLTVDRLQKADEQGQLKWEQEEKRLRENQAALEQERGELQKSLAQAETSLADTRAQLASLESEAEGLRHRAQALEEAVGKLQGETNEARSQLKEREAEGRRLGLSVEQLETDLRSSKTLTESLQTALCEKERREVELLGEKEQAVTQAAEEARREADARAQEAEKELEERREEVRGLEDRLRKAEEESSHSKARLDAFTKAMGSLQDDRDRVLGMYKQLEEKHLQVMMEKDALIQEAAAENNSLKEELRSLLVQRDDLHAEKAKLSAQLHGYRDDLTQVLTMKESQHKELLSGQLERIATLEKERAELEAKIKSLEGGEAFVLAVERETLSQAGDSGNRQVRDAPGAEVEKLREQLQAARAQVESLEESLAKEREVQEARQKELKELRWEGGVTRTESETAAERVAELARDLLSMEQRLLEEREVAGQLRAQNQAFGQAMASLQGSRDQALSQAQELSLRLEEMSRAGGQQTPTTGHGGSTAEVWGLKNSLSALQNDRERLLEQLQRQHSELTRLGGGELSRLSQELEEEKRRADEMADRMRELDNLRQRENQELEILRLEQVDWKAQAELLKQQTLATLSDRDQQVRQLGAMLEEARATRPKPPEEHHQRQAPLEADLSSKVGVLQSESGPLNDLQLREQRITQLSNKLSQVFEENRHLSSQFQGSSQRLDEAESRCTALQRQLQELHEDKRKRIGEMDSAPGAPQQHSGPSESESLRVDFEELQRRLDEEQQYRVAVEEQLMAAQDRLKLINQGEWQSAHEGQFSASETAVLIEPPGGSVTRIRSSNGPGLMRMLRVSFCSRQRTPLLVSLYLLTVHVLLLLCLGGYV